A section of the Streptomyces sp. NBC_00178 genome encodes:
- a CDS encoding DUF3043 domain-containing protein: MFRSRSKEEKAPTDKVTADLSKQPRDPQAPKGRPTPRRSDAQTQRRRASSGAPADRKEAAKRQREARRSDMARQREALASGDERYLPARDKGPVRRYVRDFVDSRFCIAEWFLPLAVIILILSVIQVQNIQNISLLLWLGVIVLIVVDSVGLGFRLKKQLAQRFPDTPKRGAVAYGLMRTLQMRRLRLPKPQVKRGERP; the protein is encoded by the coding sequence GTGTTCCGTAGCCGTTCCAAGGAAGAGAAGGCCCCCACCGACAAGGTGACGGCGGACCTCTCCAAGCAGCCCCGCGACCCCCAGGCTCCCAAAGGTCGCCCCACCCCCCGGCGCAGCGACGCCCAGACGCAGCGTCGGCGTGCCTCCAGTGGTGCGCCGGCGGACCGCAAGGAGGCCGCCAAGCGCCAGCGCGAAGCACGCCGCTCCGACATGGCCCGGCAGCGCGAGGCGCTCGCCTCGGGCGACGAGCGCTACCTGCCGGCACGCGACAAGGGCCCGGTGCGGCGCTACGTCCGTGACTTCGTGGACTCGCGCTTCTGCATCGCGGAGTGGTTCCTGCCGCTCGCGGTGATCATCCTGATCCTCAGCGTGATCCAGGTGCAGAACATCCAGAACATCTCGCTGCTGCTCTGGCTCGGCGTGATCGTGCTGATCGTCGTCGACTCCGTCGGCCTCGGCTTCCGGCTCAAGAAGCAGCTCGCGCAGCGCTTCCCGGACACCCCGAAGCGCGGCGCGGTGGCCTACGGGCTGATGCGCACGCTGCAGATGCGCCGTCTTCGTCTGCCGAAGCCGCAGGTCAAGCGGGGAGAGCGGCCCTGA
- a CDS encoding S1C family serine protease, whose protein sequence is MDASPYRSRVRRFLVPSAAAVCAAVLAGGCSGPGPAPAAAPARQGVVSRAAGDLEDQYQAVIKDVLPSVVQIAAGDGLGSGIVYDDKGHIVTNAHVVGSEKTFDVSVATGEKELKATLVSSYPEQDLAVVKLDNVPEGLRAARFGDTDTVEVGQIVLAMGSPLGLSSSVTQGIVSAVGRTVSESASGGGTGATLVDMVQTSAAINPGNSGGALVNLDSEVIGIPTLAATDPQLGEGAAPGIGFAIPVSMVRTVADQIIESGKVTDSGRAALNITGRTVVDDEYRPAGVAIVSVQKGGAAAGAGLRVGDVITRIGDDRVTTITSLSEALADDEPGEKVTVAYTRGDAKKTVQVTLGEI, encoded by the coding sequence ATGGACGCATCGCCGTACCGAAGCCGTGTACGCCGCTTCCTCGTGCCGTCGGCCGCCGCCGTGTGCGCGGCCGTCCTGGCGGGGGGCTGTTCGGGGCCCGGCCCCGCACCGGCTGCGGCTCCGGCGCGGCAGGGGGTGGTGTCGCGGGCGGCCGGTGACCTCGAGGACCAGTACCAGGCGGTCATCAAGGACGTGCTGCCCTCCGTGGTGCAGATCGCCGCCGGGGACGGGCTCGGATCGGGCATCGTCTACGACGACAAGGGCCACATCGTCACGAACGCGCACGTCGTGGGCAGCGAGAAGACCTTCGACGTCAGCGTCGCGACCGGTGAGAAGGAGCTGAAGGCCACGCTGGTCTCCTCCTATCCGGAGCAGGACCTGGCGGTCGTCAAGCTCGACAACGTGCCCGAGGGGCTGCGCGCCGCGCGTTTCGGTGACACCGACACCGTCGAGGTGGGGCAGATCGTCCTGGCGATGGGTTCCCCGCTCGGGCTGTCCAGCAGCGTCACCCAGGGCATCGTCTCGGCCGTGGGCCGGACCGTCAGCGAGAGCGCGTCCGGCGGCGGCACGGGGGCGACGCTCGTCGACATGGTGCAGACGTCGGCGGCCATCAACCCCGGCAACAGCGGCGGCGCGCTGGTCAACCTCGACAGCGAGGTGATCGGCATCCCGACGCTCGCGGCAACCGATCCCCAGCTGGGCGAGGGCGCGGCACCGGGGATCGGTTTCGCGATCCCCGTCTCCATGGTCCGCACGGTCGCCGACCAGATCATCGAGTCGGGCAAGGTCACCGACTCGGGCCGGGCGGCGCTGAACATCACGGGCCGCACGGTCGTCGACGACGAGTACCGGCCGGCGGGCGTCGCGATCGTCAGCGTCCAGAAGGGCGGCGCGGCCGCCGGTGCGGGTCTGCGCGTCGGGGACGTCATCACCCGGATCGGCGACGACCGGGTCACCACCATCACCTCGCTCTCGGAGGCGCTGGCGGACGACGAGCCCGGCGAGAAGGTCACCGTGGCGTACACCCGGGGGGACGCGAAGAAGACGGTCCAGGTCACCCTGGGCGAGATCTAG
- a CDS encoding class I SAM-dependent methyltransferase, with translation MSSQWLDGLGGLRNTVRQELVARQLDEQIAGRFPVGQRLRVLDVGMGQGTQALRLARAGHSVTGLESDPEMLRSARESLAGEPEGIRERMRLIEGDGRDTGVHFLPGSFDVVLCHGVLMYVPEPDPMLAGLARMLAPGGLLSLLVRNADALAMRPGTAGDFGAALAAFDSDTYTNRLGLDVRADRLGTLRDTLAGIAAPLHAWYGVRVFTDNADNAAELPGPEELARVFAAEDRAGRTDPYRGIAALLHLCGVRG, from the coding sequence GTGTCGTCCCAGTGGCTGGACGGGCTCGGTGGACTGCGCAACACGGTCCGCCAGGAGCTCGTCGCCCGGCAGCTCGACGAGCAGATAGCCGGGCGCTTCCCCGTGGGGCAGCGGCTGCGGGTGCTGGACGTCGGCATGGGCCAGGGCACCCAGGCCCTGCGCCTCGCGCGGGCCGGCCACTCCGTGACGGGCCTCGAGTCCGACCCCGAGATGCTGCGGTCCGCGCGGGAGTCCCTCGCGGGCGAGCCCGAGGGCATCCGGGAGCGGATGCGCCTCATCGAGGGCGACGGCCGTGACACCGGGGTGCACTTCCTGCCCGGCAGTTTCGACGTGGTCCTCTGCCACGGCGTGCTGATGTACGTCCCCGAGCCCGATCCCATGCTGGCCGGCCTGGCCCGGATGCTGGCGCCCGGCGGCCTCCTGTCGCTGCTCGTGCGCAACGCGGACGCCCTGGCGATGCGGCCCGGGACCGCGGGCGACTTCGGCGCGGCGCTCGCGGCGTTCGACTCGGACACCTACACGAACAGGCTCGGCCTCGACGTCCGGGCCGACCGGCTCGGGACGCTGCGGGACACGCTCGCCGGCATCGCGGCGCCGCTGCACGCCTGGTACGGCGTGCGCGTCTTCACGGACAACGCGGACAACGCGGCGGAGCTGCCCGGCCCCGAGGAGCTGGCGCGGGTGTTCGCCGCCGAGGACCGCGCGGGGCGCACCGACCCCTACCGCGGGATCGCCGCCCTGCTGCACCTGTGCGGGGTACGCGGCTGA
- a CDS encoding PspA/IM30 family protein, whose protein sequence is MKRMGMIFRAKANKALDRAEDPRETLDYSYQKQLELLQKVRRGVADVATSRKRLELQLNQLQGQSSKLEDQGRKALALGREDLAREALSRRAALQQQVSDLETQHQTLQGEEEKLTLAAQRLQAKVDAFRTKKETIKATYTAAQAQTRIGEAFSGISEEMGDVGLAIQRAEDKTQQLQARAGAIDELLASGALDDPSGTAKDDIAAELDRISGGSDVELELQRMKAELAGGSAGQQQAIEGGTQDAAPQSQQSPHKFDKQ, encoded by the coding sequence ATGAAGCGTATGGGAATGATCTTCCGCGCGAAGGCAAACAAGGCCCTTGACCGGGCCGAGGATCCGCGCGAGACCCTCGATTACTCGTACCAGAAGCAGCTCGAACTGCTGCAGAAGGTGCGCCGCGGTGTCGCCGACGTGGCGACCTCGCGCAAGCGGCTGGAGCTGCAGCTGAACCAGCTGCAGGGCCAGTCGTCCAAGCTGGAGGACCAGGGCCGCAAGGCGCTCGCGCTCGGTCGCGAGGACCTGGCCCGCGAGGCGCTGTCCCGGCGCGCCGCTCTCCAGCAGCAGGTCTCCGACCTGGAGACGCAGCACCAGACGCTGCAGGGCGAGGAGGAGAAGCTCACTCTCGCGGCCCAGCGGCTCCAGGCCAAGGTCGACGCCTTCCGCACGAAGAAGGAGACCATCAAGGCCACCTACACCGCCGCCCAGGCCCAGACCCGGATCGGCGAGGCCTTCTCGGGCATCTCCGAGGAGATGGGCGACGTCGGCCTCGCGATCCAGCGGGCCGAGGACAAGACCCAGCAGCTCCAGGCGCGGGCCGGGGCCATCGACGAACTGCTGGCCTCGGGCGCGCTCGACGACCCGTCCGGCACGGCGAAGGACGACATCGCCGCCGAGCTGGACCGGATCTCCGGTGGTTCGGACGTGGAGCTGGAGCTCCAGCGCATGAAGGCCGAGCTGGCCGGCGGCTCCGCCGGACAGCAGCAGGCCATCGAGGGCGGCACGCAGGACGCGGCACCGCAGTCGCAGCAGTCCCCGCACAAGTTCGACAAGCAGTGA
- a CDS encoding histidine kinase, protein MTTLGTGFVRPRRWLRGHPLAFDRGLAAAVLACMICASFAEPNPGHEPIFGARTPEPSSVLLMTLAAGALVMRRRRPMAVLAATGLLSAVEFVLMDPPAPVVMSTVIALFTVASRTDRPTTWRVGLLTMGVLTVAAMVVGSTPWYSQENLGVLAWTGLAGAAGDAVRSRRAFIGAIRERAERAERTREEEARRRVAEERLRIARDLHDVVAHHIALVNVQAGVAAHVMDKRPDQAKEALAHVREASRSALNELRATVGLLRQSGDPEAPTEPAPGLAVLDTLVDTFRNAGLPVEVACADRDSPLPAAADLAAYRIIQEALTNVRKHAGGDAKAEVSVVRVGETAEITVLDDGRGAEPRPASSSDGGGHGLIGMRERVTALGGTLTAGPRYGGGFRVHAILPVTSRTRAPEGPVTAETTGGSA, encoded by the coding sequence GTGACCACCCTCGGAACCGGCTTCGTGCGGCCCCGCCGCTGGCTTCGCGGCCATCCCCTCGCCTTCGACCGGGGACTGGCCGCGGCCGTGCTGGCCTGCATGATCTGCGCGTCGTTCGCCGAGCCGAACCCGGGCCACGAACCCATCTTCGGCGCCCGCACCCCGGAACCGTCCAGTGTGCTGCTGATGACGCTGGCCGCCGGGGCGCTGGTGATGCGCCGGCGCAGGCCCATGGCCGTGCTCGCCGCGACGGGCCTGCTGTCCGCCGTCGAGTTCGTCCTGATGGACCCGCCCGCCCCCGTCGTGATGAGCACGGTCATCGCCCTGTTCACCGTCGCGTCCCGCACCGACCGGCCCACCACCTGGCGGGTCGGCCTGCTGACCATGGGCGTGCTGACCGTGGCCGCCATGGTCGTCGGCAGCACCCCCTGGTACAGCCAGGAGAACCTCGGCGTCCTCGCCTGGACCGGACTGGCCGGCGCCGCCGGGGACGCGGTACGCAGCAGGCGGGCGTTCATCGGCGCGATCAGGGAGCGGGCCGAGCGCGCGGAACGCACCCGCGAGGAGGAGGCCCGCCGCAGGGTCGCCGAGGAACGCCTGCGGATCGCCCGCGACCTGCACGACGTCGTGGCCCACCACATCGCCCTGGTCAACGTGCAGGCCGGGGTGGCCGCCCACGTCATGGACAAGCGCCCCGACCAGGCCAAGGAGGCGCTCGCCCACGTCCGCGAGGCCAGCCGCTCCGCGCTCAACGAACTCCGGGCCACCGTCGGGCTCCTGCGGCAGTCCGGCGACCCGGAGGCGCCCACCGAACCCGCACCCGGGCTCGCGGTCCTCGACACGCTGGTCGACACCTTCCGCAACGCGGGACTGCCCGTCGAGGTGGCCTGCGCCGACCGCGACAGCCCGCTGCCCGCCGCCGCCGACCTCGCCGCGTACCGGATCATCCAGGAGGCCCTGACGAACGTGCGCAAGCACGCGGGGGGTGACGCGAAGGCCGAGGTCAGCGTCGTCCGGGTCGGGGAGACCGCGGAGATCACCGTCCTCGACGACGGAAGGGGCGCGGAACCGCGCCCGGCGTCCTCCTCCGACGGCGGCGGCCACGGCCTGATCGGCATGCGCGAGCGGGTCACCGCCCTCGGCGGCACACTGACGGCCGGACCCCGTTACGGAGGCGGATTCCGGGTCCATGCGATCCTGCCCGTCACGTCCCGCACACGTGCGCCGGAGGGGCCGGTCACCGCGGAGACGACGGGGGGATCCGCATGA
- the pspAA gene encoding PspA-associated protein PspAA, with amino-acid sequence MIVRIMGEGQVSLADSHIAELNELDDILLAEMESGDGPGFRTTLHALLDKVRELGSPLPDDSLEPSELILPAPDATLEEVRSMLRDDGLIPG; translated from the coding sequence ATGATCGTACGGATCATGGGGGAGGGCCAGGTCAGCCTGGCCGACAGTCACATCGCCGAGCTGAACGAGCTCGACGACATACTCCTCGCGGAGATGGAGAGCGGTGACGGACCGGGCTTCCGGACCACGCTCCACGCGCTCCTGGACAAGGTGCGCGAGCTCGGCTCGCCGCTCCCCGACGACTCCCTGGAGCCGTCCGAACTGATCCTTCCGGCACCCGACGCCACCCTCGAAGAGGTGCGCTCCATGCTCCGCGACGACGGGCTCATCCCCGGCTGA